The region TTAATTACAAGGTACAAACAATAGATACaaactaaagatttttaaacataaaaagtttataaaataaatttatatgccGAGTAacagtataaattttatttttaatactgagtaattcaaattttatattatcgTTTTATAGTTTTCCCTAtaacgtaaaaaaatattatttactataaaaagtataatgCATTAAACTATATACAAGAGTTCTCTGTTGTTCCCCAATTTGTAGTGAGTTATTTTGATTGGCTGATCATACTACCCAATCTGTAGCGAGTTattaaaaggttttgttttatttaaatcatctgTTTGTCGATGAAAGTCATATTAAACTGATGTGTGATATGTTTTATAAGATGCTTATATATTAAGCCGAAAGTTTATTTGTatgacaataaatattttactaaacatttaactctattctttggatttttttaaatcagcttCAATGCTATCTTTAATTCTGGATTCACTGTGGGCGCATTCCCAGTTAAGCCTTAGGTACTTATATATATCTGGACAATCTGTACGATCAAAGTATATCTCCGATGCCACTAACTCGCATGCGTTTTCACCGTCACAAGCATTCTGGACCTTGATCATAGTGTTACTTTCGTCTTGAGCGCACATTTTGTTGATGTTTCTTTTTAAAGCTATACCTGACCGACTGCATGTAGTTGAGTCGTCGCGCCCCCAGAAGGCactgtttattttgataagatGGTATTGAGGACATTGCAACCACTCTTTTTCGCCTTGACAAGTTATAGAGATAGTTCgctaaataaagaaaataaatacattttttatcacttaaaatttcataactatttctttataaaagaaataaaatttaatatataaacttatgcCATATAACTTACATGTCTAAAGACTAAACAAAATCTTACGCGTGATATTTGCACTCTTCATTAAGATGgaacaatttaaacaatttttaatttaaattatactaaaaagttttgaaaaaaatgactttgcTTTTAAAAGAAGACTATTcaaatgttgatttaaaaaaatgtttatcttaataaaatttcaaattaaagaaaaaagccttcaaaaacttgcaatttttgtaaagtattgcaagtttttgaactttttaggatttttttaatttttaagcaaacgttttttattttgtcattgtTTTAATGGAAaccaaatgttattttaaaatcagcACTTTATTTCCTTtcttttgagataaaaaaattttttttaatagtatttagaCAGGTTAAAGATTTATGATCCTGTAGGTTAAACATGTAAGATCCTGCAGAAacttcaaaatgtaaaaaagattcttatttttaatgtttaattaacgGTTTGCCAGAGTTAGGGTTAggacaaatttattttcaaactttcttCTTTCTACTGTAAAAATACTCTGCGCTCGCCTATTATTTGATTCAACTCtgcatttttcaatttatataaagatctacatgaaaatttacaaatacttaCTTTAGTATCCTCGTGATCTTCTCCTTGTATTTCTACTTTGGCTGCTTGAGCAGTAAGTTCAGATATTTTCATAGAgtctgttttgtttcttttttcttctattttagACTTCAAACTTTTGATAGAGTCTATTAGCTTAACTTTTGgaattttgttacgttttgaacTATCTGAAAAAAGGTAGCTCTCCTCACCGCTACCACTGCCGCTTCCCATCGGATGAAGAGGAGTATCTGTTCTTTTTGATGGAGCCTCTACTCCATATTCAGAACGAAAGTTATCATTAATGAACACTCCCATTGTAACAGGAGCGTTCCAATAACCCCAAGCTAAATCTGCATCTTCAACATCGTTCCGTTTATTACGCTTTAGAAAATCAAATAATCCTCCTTTCTAGAAAAAACAGCAGCATAAGTTTACACAACTATAAATAACATACATAGTTTCACACCcgtattattattaaaattttttagttagagtaacagtataaaaaattttgataacatttaaacCTACCACGCACGAAATAAGTATAAACacgaaataaaacttaaacCAGTTGTTCATCTCTTTTTTTTAGTCATCCAGGAGTCTAACAACAAGAAAATAATGCATTGtagttttgataatttaattatacAATTACTAATACCGTTTATAATTaccatttataatattataacaaatattataccattttaaaaatatatacttttataaataaaaacagaactttttttttctataacataaatattatttatctatttagttctatttatcttattatatttgtttgtcTACAAATTTGAATGTTCTTATTTACAAATATGCTGGTTTTTTGCATAAcaaatttgttcaattttatttatcaagttgCTAGTGTTTTGTCGATAAATGTgtttttgttatcttttatttacaaatttgcttgttttagtttagaaattttatttaccaaccaatatttgtatttttaatttatgtgtagatattattgtatatataagcAGTTATTTAAATGCACTGAGAGTCAATTTGTGGTGAGGGCTGGGGTGGTTTGCAAAGGTTGCTTTAAACCGGATCCTCACTTTTTAAAAgagctttattttttctcagtaaaaaaagacaataataCTAAATCTATTTATTAAGTCAACTAGTCATTAGTTCAGTCATTCAAAAATCACCAAGGGAATTTTGCAAAGTTTTTCTAAATCTGTGCGTTGCTCAGCAAATTTTTCTAGGTCTAAGCGTGGCTCAGCAAATTACAGAAactatgatttttaatttaccatgataaagtatttttaaagttttatatccATAAGAACCAGAATGATGCACACTGAATATAATTTCTATCGAAAGTGATATTGCCGAAAACATTAGATAAAAAGagattggtaaaaaaatttgcagATGCCGAAGCGGGGAGAGTCACTATAGGTTACTAGTATGTGTATgagttattgtttataatttggCTTatgtgacaaaaaaattttgatgatcactttttatttctttaaaatacacataaagtttcaaagttttgaattttcttgctataatgttatgttatttgtgtttcttaaattttgttattgataATTACACAATTGGTTAAAGACTCTGaatctttaataaatgcaattatTACGAATTTGCAGCTTTGTTTCCGAGTGTTGTTTCCAACCGTTGTTTCCAAGATGAGATTGTTTAAGATGTtcaatgtcattttttaaaacaatgttcaTTACTCTTTTGTCTAATAAAATGTTACAATGTAAAGCTGTTACACCTGTTGACTTGTGCTTCGTTGATAAAATGTTACAATGTAAAGCTGTTACATCTGTTGACTTGTGCTTAGTTTATAAAACGGCACAATGTAAAGCTGTTACATCAGTTGACTTGAGCTTCGtcaataaatgaaatattttgaaagtgacaaaaaaattcattttattactttcacttattttattctttttgttattaaattaataattttgaatacttttttttgaaataatcttatttaaaattatttttaaatgaactagTAACTACGAATTCACAAACTTCATTTTTGCTGTCTAGAATCATCAAATCAAAACATCTATAAAACTGATTGGTCCATTCTAATCACGTTATTTTGAATAATCTTAATCGTAATCAGAGCGGTATATAAATAGCATACTacgtttatgaaaaaaactaatGGTGTTCGACATGGTAACTTATGATGTTATACAAAGATCTGTTTTACGACCagtactttttttacattatagaAATAACCTAAAGAATTTAACGCAACTggtaatacataataataacctaaaagattatttgataataataacttttaatctttaaatGTGTTATCTAACTTGTTTCCAGTCTTCGAATGTCTTCTAATCTAAATTGTTTCCaacgaaaataataaataaaatcttatttaaaaataaattctatgacttaatttatttattgtcggATTCATCAAACGTCGAAATATTTAAACAGGGacgtaaacaattttttaaaattttatgtaatgatctctaaaaaattcgaaaattatgaccatgaCCGTGCTATTTGAACACTGCTTATGCAAAAGCATTGTTCAAATAGCACGGTCATGGAAATTGGAAATTcgaaaaatatagaaattggAAATTCGAAAATTATGAACACTGCATTTAAActctaaaagtttaaaaattatgatcatGGTCATAGTTTAGAGTTTGCTTGTATAAAAGCCTCAAATATCCAAtcttttgttttacaatttctaaataccataatttttttttgtttttgtttttattttttgatttagaattGCACTTATCTAAATCTGGCcctaaaaaatgttaacaactttgagatgaaaaaatagtttgtttttttaaatagtgaaaaaaaaaaaaatttttaatgtgaagggaaaaaatttattttttaatacagaaaaaaaaaaattatttttaatatatagggaaaaacttttgtttctccaatattttctttagtattaTTTTACGTAATGTAAACTTACACACCGTTACATACTCTTGCAGCATTactaaatatactttaaatatcaCTTGTCACTTTAAATATCAACTTGTCTTCAACGTTAATATCTATTCTGTTTTTCATGTACATAACTTCAAATGTCggattattattatattgactAAAAATTACCTGAAAAAGCAAATGCCTTcgataaagttatttttttttaaactctaatctACTTAGTGCAACACTaatagtttatatgttttaaaatctcTATGATTTTTTATAACCGTGCTTTCTATATAGAAACTTAACGCTCGAAAATTCTTTGACCCATTTTAAGTGTTtcttaaggattttttttttaggattgcATGTTTAATCTGAAATGTGCATTCTACATATTTGAAATATGTAAAATTCCTTCTgcatattcaaaatattttacaaactcTAACTATtgttatgtgtgtgtgtgtgtatatatatatatatatatatatatatatatatatatatatatatatatatatatatatatatatatacatatatatatatatatatatgtatatatattatatatatatatatatatatatatatatatatatatatatatatatatatatatatatatatatatatatatatatatatatacacatgtgtgtatatattatattgaacAACCTAATTATAtaacttgtaaataaaatatttaaagttgttatgcaactcaaaaataattgttaaaaaaaaatttgttgcagtGCACCAAAGCGTGTGATATCAAACATACAAAACACcgttaaataaattgaaactcttaaacattttgaaacaagtatcaaaacaagcaaaaaaatatatttaacaaacaaaaaaacaaaacaaagcaaAGCTCTTATACCTCCAAGTTCTTCAAAATGCTTCAAAAACCCAATAGACTATTATATAATTCATGAAGCatttgaagattttattttctatcCGCTATAATTTAGTCTCGAGATTTTAGCAACGTTTCGTGTTTGCTGATAATCAAATTATTACGACCTCTATTTTAAACTGAGCTCATTCTCATGGTTGATTAATTTTGAATGCTCCATGTTTGatttggttttgtaaaaaatcaaacGTAAACGTtcatttttgaacaaaatctgttttttaaatatttgtttgcaactgttattttttaaagaaaaagatataatttcattttaaaatgtttttttcacaaatgtttttttttttttttgttaaataatgttttagatATATTAGCAAAATACAGGTACTGAGTTTTATCGGGTTTTGacaatagttattatttatgttaaatcaTAAACTATCATAaacttatgtaaataaataattataataattgaatttattattattgtatagaagtaagtatatattatattatcatattaattataaactaatctcTTTGACTCGATGCTGTTccgaaaagatttttatttaaatcaattattcaaaaaaggttctgttgaatattttattcaaaggtATTCTGTTtgaattatttgttaaaaaagtctcagcctaaattctttttttaaatagtttctgttagaactaaaaaaaatttcggttgaatcatttgttaaaaacatgtatgaatgatttatttaaaaagatatttcttgaattattagattaaaaaaaatctggttGATTCCTTAGTCATCAAAAATTCatctcaaattattttttttcaaacattctGTTCGAGCAACTTATTCTATTTGaacaaaaagatttactttgcataatttattcaaatagaCTCACTgcataatttattcaaaaagatTCACTTtgcgtaattttttttaaagagtctGTTTGCATTATATATTCAAAGAGTATATCGTTTGAACCATTTGTTTTCAAAGATTCtgttaaagaaatttgtttttgaaaattctgtTTGAATCGTTTACTCTGAAAGATTTTAGTTAagattctaaaaattaaaactttttgttgtaaCTAGAGATTTCTACGACAAAaacattgagtttttttaaaatgtttttaaaattttgcatctATTTGAAATAccaaaacattacaaaaaaaaaaaaaattattttctgtataAGTAGATTCTCAGTAGATATCTTTGTacagaaatttttgtttacaaccgattttttattttctttttcgagATAATTACGCAAATTGTTCCAGAGAAATATCTAGTTTTTCTGGTTAATTTTACAGAGATATATATCTCTGTAAAATTAACCAGAAAAACTAGATATTTCTTTGgaataatttgtaatatatattacaaaacgTTCTTCTttaccaaattttatttttatcataaatgtaacaatttttgttgCATTTGTAGATAAATAGTCTGACAAAGACAAATTTTATTGGtgttagttattttattgaCGTAAGTTATAAAAACTCgtcaatataattcaaaaatctttgaaaacatttcatttattaaaaaaaaagtttacaaataaaaaaaatgaacttcaAAAGCTAACTTCTGAAGCGtgttattaaaacaaactttcGATAGGACCCTGCATTTGTATGCAGGGATCTATTGAAAGGACCTATTAAATTTGTTTGCAAAATTGTACATTTAACagataatacaattttttttattaattgagagtaaaataataaatgtatcgGATCAATATATATCACACAATCAAAAGGCAACTAAGGAAGCATTTATTTTActtgtatatattgtatttttttaaattttatttttgttgtcaatattttatttttgtttatctttatttcatatttttaaagttattttttgtttttgtttgtataaactaataaattcaataaatagtttattaaataaataaattattattattcattttttttttttttctttaatattattattgattaattttatttatgatgaACGTATAAagtgataaattaataaatcgTCTGCTGATACAACTTGGTTGATACACTGTTATTCGATGAAACATTCCCAACATTAATCACAGGTGGCTTCACACTTTCCAAAATTATTCAAGGGTGGCTTCACATCTCATCCTAATATATGAACGCTTCTTTTTCCTACTCGCGGCAAATATTTTTGCCGATAACCCGGGTTGTAAAGAAATCTGCTAACTTATCATGTTTTCCATGAAATCCTAAGTAATTTGAAACAACCTGTTTGTATAATACGGTTGACCCGTCtcatatattcaaattttaggGTAAtgctattgttaaaaatattgggTTAGTTTTAAACTtgttctataataaaattttgcatttttattgacaaataaattatgaatgtttatatagaatataaatgGATTAGGCTGTGGTTGATCACAATGactgttatttaataatatatcaagCCTTTAAGGCGCAACATAAactcatttttagttttaaatacagTAATGTAATCAAGAATAAGATAGTTTTACTATCTCATTCTTACAATCTTTCTTAATTGAGTCACTGGAGCGGTGATTGCACTGTTATATTTACTCGTCACAACATCTAAAACTTTTCTGACAAATTTCATTCGCAGCAATTATGCTGTTTATAAtcaaatttgcttttattttcgtattttcaaaataatttaaacttaaaatctaaaactcaattctgatattttcaaaaaacatttctcttttttaaaaatatatgaccTCTtgtttgatttaactttttattgcaGTATTTTATTATAGCTTGGATTTAATAGCAATaggtttgataaatttttattagactgttaatcaaaataaaatgtatcctttgttaagaaaaaatgtgTAACTTATTAGTTTGCCTTATAattcaccccccccccccttcatTAGATAAATAGGATAAAAAacgaaaatataattttcattaatattatgTTAACAATGTACATTTCTAACacacaacaaataattttttattaaaaataatttattctataaCATCATAAAAGcacatattttgcaaaaatgtaaaaaaatggtaTCTTAGTTAAATTATGAAACAATAACACGATTGCAACCACAAACATTTAAACGAGGTACGCTTTTACACATATAATAAGCACATATTACGCATAAATAcacattttatgcaaaaaataaacaaatttaatcaaCATTAAGTGTTTCTTTGTTACGCGTGTTGCGTATTTAAAACGTGTGTTGCGTGCATACATAATGCCGTGAATGTCTAAAGTTCATAAAGTGTCGAAAGACCTTTTCTACTTTGAACGCAgttaaaaaatctcataaaaagatatttgtagtctttttgttgttaaaaagtattgttGCAAACCTATTATGCAATTGATTCTTTTATTCTGGACTCACTTGGAGCGCACTGCCACTCCAATCTTAAGAACTTATAAACATCATTGCAGTCTGCTTTATCAAAGTATACCCCTGAGGCCACAACTTCACAAACATTCTCATTATCGCAAGCCTCGCGCACTTTTTGCATTGTATTTGACTCATCTTGCGCGCAATTTTTATCTGTGGAAAGACCATGCgtgatactattttttttacaagtgtgGTCATCATCACGTCCCCAAAAtgcactttttattttaattaactcaTAAGGTCCATCACATTGTAACCACTCTTTTTGTCCTTGACAAGTCACACTACGGCGAACCTATAACcaaataaccaaaaaattaaaaaaattggcattttagtaatataaaatcaaattgtcAATTTGATtataatgcaaatttaaaacGCTTAAGCATTAAagcaataatttaaaacaacctTTCTTTTATCTCCTCagggggtcgtccataaattacgtcgcGCTCTACGGGGAGGGGAGGGAttagtggttttgtgacgactcgGACAGGATTGTTACAAAAGGGTTACAATCTAGCGACATGGGAGAGGATGGGGGtcaaaaatgatcaaaaatcGTGTGACGTagtttatggacaatccctaatCAATTTCAATCTGCCAATTTAATTATGATGTAAATTTGAAACaatgtaaacattaaaagtattaatttaagaTAACCTTTCTTTTATCTCCTAAATCAGTTTCAGTCTCTGCAACTACAGTTTTTGCTTCACTTTTTTCAACTAAAGCTTccattttactattttcttctagtttttccattttttgattgcttaaagattttttaccttcaatatTGGCTTTTAGCGAAACGCTAGAGGTAGGTTTGCGCTGGATATCGTCACGTCGTCCAACTCCGCTACCTTCATGAGTTTCTTGTATATGATCACGAGCAGATAAAACACCAAGACTTTCTCCTACagagtaaaatatataataaaaatgaaaaacttgttgattaaatttataggtaatattaattttaaagataaatttaaaaagaaatgttaacttgccttcaaatttcaaaaaaaccgTAAGTTTACCTGTTTCAGAAGAGCCGTCATTAACGAAGAACCCTAATGGAAGTTGTTCACTCCAATAAAGTCTCATTAGTTCTGCATCAGATTGCTCACGTTTACGTCGACGGTTTATATTATATGGCGAACAATtctgtaaatttataattaaatataaatagctacttgtaaataaaaataaaactattttcacATTAGCATGTATTTTGTATAAGTTTCtatagttttttactaaatatttttgcataagtttgtttttaaattgttttttataattataactttttcagGTCacagtctttttttaaaaacagattaagTGCAAACTTTTGTACTAGACTAACACGCATATTGCTGTTACccaaataagaaaatttatatctttttctgaaaattaaaataaaaattagttaatttctgaaatttaaaattaaattaggcCTAAATTAGACATTTAATAACCACAATTCTCAACCGAAACTTCTACTACGcacattacttaatttttaccAATATTCAGTTTAAAAGTATGAATAGTACTAACACTGATACAGATGTTACGAATTCTGTATATTATAGGCCTGCActcatttttctttatatcaTCGTTATCGCTATGATAAATATCATGGCCAAAAGTTTGCTAACTTGACATACTCCTCAAACCAttcaaaaagattacaaaaataatcaGCTCAGGTATACCTTGCATTTCAGAGGTAATTTGAGAAGTTGCTATAAATAGATATAGCATAAAAAAACtccaaacttattaaaaatgatacatTCACTACAACTTGAACTTAAAGCGTGGTTTAAATTTAATGAGAATGATAATTATGTGGCTGTCTCTTTTAACGATACACGCTCCGAAACTAAATTCAGGGATTAATTAAAACACAACgacgaaaacaaaaaaatatttaaaagctcTATGAATGACTGTGATGTGCGACACACATGTGATACGCGATACATATGTGGTGTGCGACACACGTGTGATGTGCAACACAATCTTTCTTAGTAAAAGATTAAGTCAAAGAAAGCTATGATATGCAAagatttatactttattaatacATTGCAATCACATTTGGGGTGGAGCAAACATTTTGTGGTGTGTTTGTTAACATGCTCAAAATAacgcaattttttgcataacATTCTTATTTACAGAAGTGTCAAATTGTATATGATCAAGACATTTGGCATATTGAAACAGAAGTTCGCCTAAATTGAATTTTAGTCATAGTTTACCGACTTATAAGCTAATTACAgtggcggatccagcatttttgatctttgagatagctaacttccagacatggagctaACTCCAagcatttgtatgtttatacttatgtcaaataatgagggtttgcaaaaaattgcgatgattggacgatgattgaaacaaaaaagcctcaaaacttttgcaacacctgccccaaacgtgagagcaacaagttgataaaatattttttgtacttttctaaattaaaacttatattcattgataatttttaagtttcatagtattatctctgagtgttcaaaaattatgatcatatacagtttaaacccccctcaatttgagggggttgtaatttttatatgatcataattttggggcttttttgtttccagcTTCCAaccatcgcaattttttgcaaaccctcattattttatataagtataaacatataaatgtttggagttagcttcatgtctggaagttagctatctcaaagatcaaaaaatgctggatctgCCACTGAATTAGACAACCACGTAAAAATCATAAGCAGTTGTCAGaaatagtattgaaaaaaatttgacgttatttattataatgttttgcACTATTTAACAAACCGATTCAgtaaacagatttttataaaaaacatcaacaaaaaaagacGTTTGCTTTTCTACTTATGATTGCGTTTTTTTCCGTTGCACTTCATCGGTCTAAAAAAATCTCCTCGTATCTCAAAAAATCTACCTCGTATCTCAAAAAATGCAACTATGTGGtttcaatacttttaaactgCGATTCAGCTTAAGCATCttcgtttaaaaacaaaaaaaaaaattaaagattgggaaaaatatagtaatttcgAGTTGTATTgaactttgaaattttattattctaagTTTTAATCATAGcatcagtttattttttttttgctgaatacCCTAATTTTTTGAGATATATGGTAATGACCGACAATTTGCTGAGTTTTATCTAAAGCTTTGCTgaattcagttttttatttttttaatgggcGAGTCTTTTTTTGACACGTTTAAAAAACGCCAACAAGAAAGTTAGCAATTTTGGTGTTTAGAACAAATTgatattacatattttaaattatgtaaaggtttctttaaattttaaatttaaataataaaattacagaGTTTTACTTTTGTCGCATTTAATCTTATGCATACCTTAGATGTTGTAAAAACGTTGTTTTTTGGTTCTCTGCACGTAATCCTTTTTATAGACCTAATATTAGATTGTAAACTTGTTATGGTAGAAGAATGGTGTTGActgcaaataatttttgtatagataCCAAACAATTTTAGGAGCGTTTAACACCGTGCTTGTTAATTATGTTCTGTTTGCCTTGATTTTCTGAAAATCCAACTTTGTCAAAGTTCCATATATTGCACAAAACACTGAAATGTTTGgttattttgtcttttgaacaaaacaaaaaaaatcactgAAATACTGCCAACTACTTTGACGCTTAATTCATCAACTTTTTGGTGGAAATATATGAAGTTAATTTTCAGAAACAAAATAACCCCTATTCTGATGACGTCTGCAAGCGTTCTGTCAA is a window of Hydra vulgaris chromosome 15, alternate assembly HydraT2T_AEP DNA encoding:
- the LOC136072129 gene encoding uncharacterized protein LOC136072129; the protein is MNNWFKFYFVFILISCVKGGLFDFLKRNKRNDVEDADLAWGYWNAPVTMGVFINDNFRSEYGVEAPSKRTDTPLHPMGSGSGSGEESYLFSDSSKRNKIPKVKLIDSIKSLKSKIEEKRNKTDSMKISELTAQAAKVEIQGEDHEDTKRTISITCQGEKEWLQCPQYHLIKINSAFWGRDDSTTCSRSGIALKRNINKMCAQDESNTMIKVQNACDGENACELVASEIYFDRTDCPDIYKYLRLNWECAHSESRIKDSIEADLKKSKE
- the LOC136092390 gene encoding uncharacterized protein LOC136092390 yields the protein MKPLLRNVLLAFNCILLVNCSPYNINRRRKREQSDAELMRLYWSEQLPLGFFVNDGSSETGESLGVLSARDHIQETHEGSGVGRRDDIQRKPTSSVSLKANIEGKKSLSNQKMEKLEENSKMEALVEKSEAKTVVAETETDLGDKRKVRRSVTCQGQKEWLQCDGPYELIKIKSAFWGRDDDHTCKKNSITHGLSTDKNCAQDESNTMQKVREACDNENVCEVVASGVYFDKADCNDVYKFLRLEWQCAPSESRIKESIA